The sequence CCGAAGTGGACTCGGCGTCGGTCATGGTCAACGCCTCGACCCGCTTCGCCGACGGCTTCGAGTACGGCCTGGGCGCGGAGATCGGCATCTCCACCGACAAGCTGCACGCTCGCGGCCCGGTCGGCCTGGAAGGCCTGACCAGCGAGAAGTACGTGGTGTTCGGCGACGGGCACGTGCGCACCTGATGAGCAAGGCTTCCCCGCGGCGTATCGGCCTGTTCGGCGGTACGTTCGATCCGGTGCACATCGGTCACCTGCGCAGCGCGCTGGAGACCGCCGAACTGCTCGGCCTCGACGAGCTGCGTCTGCTGCCGGCAGCGCGCCCGCCGCATCGGGAAACGCCGCAGGTGTCGGCACAACAGCGCCTGGCGATGGTCGAACTGGCCACCGCCGGCGTCGCGCCGCTGCGGGTCGATGACCGCGAGCTGCAGCGCGACAAACCGTCCTACACCATCGACACCCTGGAGTCGCTTCGCGCGGAGCTGGGCAAGGACGTGCAGCTGGTGCTGCTGGTGGGTTGGGACGCTTTCTGCGGCCTGCCGACCTGGTACCGCTGGGAAGAACTGCTGCAACACTGCCACCTGGCCGTGCTGCAGCGCCCGGACGCCGACATGGAGGCGCCCGAAGCCCTGCGTGACCTGCTGGCGGCTCGCAGCGTGGCCGACCCCAGTGCCCTGAGTGGTGCGGCCGGGCAGGTCACTTTCATCTGGCAGACGCCCCTTGCAGTGTCCGCCACCCAGATCCGCGCCCTCCTGGCGCAGGGGCGCTCGCCGCGCTTCCTGGTGCCCGACGCGGTGTTGAACTACATCGAGGCGCACGAGCTGTATCGCGCGCCCCAGACAAACTAGAGAGTCATTCATGCAAACCGAACAACTGGTCGAGCTGGCCATCGCCGCTCTTGAAGATATGAAGGCCCAGGACATCCTGGCCATCGACGTGCGCGACAAAACCAGCATCACCGACACCATGGTCATCGCTACCGGCTCCTCCAGCCGCCAGGTCAAGTCGCTCGCCGACAACGTCCTGGAGAAGGTCAAGGAGCAGGGCGTCAAGCCGATCGGCAGCGAAGGTCAGGAAGGCGGCGAGTGGGTGCTGATCGACCTGGGCAACGTCGTCGTCCACGTCATGCAGCCGGCCACCCGCCAGTTCTACGACCTCGAGCGCCTGTGGCAGGGCGCCGAACAGAGCCGCGCCCACCACAGCGGCGAGTGATTCGGCGTTGCGTCTGCGTCTGATCGCAGTCGGCTCGCGCATGCCGCGATGGGTCGAGGAGGGGTGGCAGGAGTATGTCAAACGCCTGCCCGCCGAGCTGTCCCTCGAACTGGTGGAGATCCCGCTGAACACCCGCGGCAAGAATGCCGACGTGGCGCGGCTGATCCGCCAGGAAGGCGAGGCCATGCTGGCCAAGGTCCAGCCGGGGGAGAAGATCGTCACCCTGGAAGTCGAGGGCAAGCCCTGGAGCACGCCGCAGCTGGCTTCCGAGCTCGATCGCTGGCGCCTCGACGCGCGCACCGTGAACCTCATGGTCGGCGGCCCGGAAGGGCTGGCGCCGGAGGTCTGCGCGCGCAGCGAGCAACGCTGGTCGCTGTCGCCGCTGACGCTGCCGCATCCGCTGGTGCGCATCCTCGTGGGTGAGCAGATCTACAGGGCCTGGACCGTGCTGTCCGGGCACCCGTACCACAAGTAGCCGTAGTCGTACCCGATGCCGCAGCCGATTCAACTCAAAGACCACGAAAAGGACGCCCGCCTGGTACGCAGCCGGGTCGTCGTCGGCGCGGTGGCGGTGTTCATCCTGGCGCTGGTGCTGGTGGCGCGCATGTACCACCTGCAGGTCACGCAGTACGAGTATCACTCGACGCTGTCGGAGAACAACCGCGTCCACGTCCAGCCTATCCCGCCGACCCGCGGCCTGATCTACGACCGCAACGGTGTGCTGATCGCCGACAACCGGCCGAGCTTCAGCCTCACGGTGACCCGCGAACGCACCGAGAACCTGAAGCAGGAGCTGCAGTTCCTGGTGGACATCCTCGGGCTGACCGAGGAAGACCGCGCGATCTTCGAGAAGCGTATGAAGCAGGGCCGGCGGCCGTTCGAGCCGGTGCCGATCATGTTCGAGCTGTCGGAAGAGCAGATCGCCCGCATCGCGGTGAACCAGTACCGCCTGCCCGGTATCGATGTCACCGCGCAGTTCGTCCGCCACTACCCGCTGGGCGAGCACTTCGCCCACTCGGTCGGCTACGTCGGGCGGATCAACGAACCGGAGCTGAAGATCCTCGACCCGGTCAACTACGCCGGCACCCACCACATCGGCAAGACCGGCGTGGAGAAGTTCTACGAGGCCCAGCTGCACGGCACCGTGGGCTACGAGGAGGTCGAGACCAACGCCCGCGGCCGCGTCCTGCGCGTGCTCAAGCGCACCGACCCGGTGCCGGGCAAGGACATCGTCCTGAGCATCGACAGCAAGCTGCAGGCCAAGGCCGAGGAGGCCCTGGGTGGGCGCCGCGGCGCCATCGTGGCGATCCAGCCGTCCACCGGTGAGGTGCTGGCGATGGTCAGCCAGCCGAGCTACGACCCCAACCTGTTCGTCACCGGCATCAGCTTCAAGGATTACTCGGCGCTGCGCGATTCCATCGACCGTCCGCTGTACAACCGCGTGCTGCGCGGCCTCTACCCGCCGGGCTCGACGGTGAAACCGGCGGTGGCCATCGCCGGCCTCGACGCGGGCGTTGTGACGCCGAGCTCGCGGATCTTCGACCCGGGCTACTACCAGTTGCCGAACTACGACCACAAGTACCGCAACTGGAACCATTCAGGCGAAGGCTGGGTGAACCTGGAAACCGCGATCATGCGGTCCAACGACACCTACTTCTACGACCTCGCCCACAAGCTCGGCATCGACAGGCTGCACGACTACATGAGCCGCTTCGGCTTCGGCCAGCGCGTGGCCCTGGACATGTACGGCGAATCGCCTGGCCTGATGCCTTCGCGCGACTGGAAGCGCATCACCCGCCGGCAGGTCTGGTTCCCGGGGGAAACCCTGATCCTCGGCATCGGCCAGGGCTACATGCAGGCCACGCCGCTGCAGCTCGCGCAGATGACCGCGCTGATCGCCAACCACGGCAAGTGGATCCGCCCGCACCTGGCCAAGACCATCGAAGGCCAGCCGCCAGCCGACCCGGAACCGATGCCGGACATCGACCTGCGCGAACCGGGCAACTGGGAAATGATCGATTCGGACATGCAGCAGGTGGTGCACAATGCCCGCGGCACGGCGCACAAGGTCGGCGCCACCTCGGTCTACCGCATCGCCGGCAAGTCCGGTACCGCGCAGGTGGTGGCGATCAAGCAGAACGAGAAATACGACCGCTCCAAGCTCTCCGAACGGACCCGCGACCACGCGCTGTTCGTCGGCTTCGCTCCGGCGGACAACCCGCAGATCGCCGTCTCGGTGATGGTGGAGAACGGCGAGTCCGGCTCCGGCGTCGCCGCTCCAGTGCTCAAGCAGGTGATGGACGCCTGGCTGCTCGACGAGAACGGCAAGCTCAAGCCCGAGTATGCGCCGCAGGTGGCGCAGGTGCAGAAGCCATGAGCATGAACATGAACCCCAACTTCGACCGCACGCTGTCCAACGAGGACGTGATGAAGCGGCGGGCCAGCCTGCTGCAGCGTCTGCACATCGACGGGCTGCTGCTGCTCCTGCTGCTGATCCTCGGCGCCGCGGGCCTGTTCGTCCTCTATTCGGCCAGCGGCAAGAGCTGGGACCTGCTGATCAAGCAGGCCTCGTCCTTCGGCCTGGGCCTGGTGATGATGTTCGTCATCGCCCAGGTCGAACCGCGCTTCCTCGCGCGCTGGGTGCCGCTGGGCTACGTGCTCGGCGTACTGCTGCTGGTGGCGGTGGACGTCATGGGCCACAACGCCATGGGCGCCACGCGCTGGATCAACATCCCCGGGGTGATCCGCTTCCAGCCGGCGGAGTTCATGAAGCTGTTCATGCCGATGACGCTCGCCTGGTACATGTCCAAGCGCAACCTGCCGCCCAACCTCAAGCATCTGGTGATCAGCCTGGCGCTGATCGGCGTGCCCTTCGTGCTGATCCTCAAGCAGCCGGACCTGGGTACTGCGATGCTGGTGCTCGCCTCGGGGGCCTTCGTGCTGTTCGTCGGCGGCCTGCAGTGGCGCTGGATCTTCGGCGCGGTGACTGCGGCGGTGCCGGTGGCGGTGGCGATGTGGTTCTTCGTCATGCACGACTACCAGAAGCAGCGCGTGCTGACCTTCCTCGACCCGGAGAGCGATCCGTTGGGTACCGGCTGGAACATCATCCAGTCGAAAGCGGCCATCGGATCGGGCGGAGTATTCGGTAAGGGTTGGCTGATGGGCACTCAGTCGCATCTGGATTTTTTGCCGGAAAGCCATACGGACTTTATCATTGCCGTGCTCGGCGAAGAGTTCGGCCTGGTGGGGGTGTGCCTGCTGCTGACCCTTTACCTGCTGGTGATCTACCGCGGACTGGTGATTACCGCGCAGGCACAGACGCTGTACGGCAAGCTGCTGGCCGGCAGCATCACCATGACCTTCTTCGTCTACGTGTTCGTCAACATCGGCATGGTCAGCGGTCTGCTGCCGGTGGTGGGGGTGCCGCTTCCCTTCATCAGCTACGGCGGAACTTCGCTGGTGACGCTGCTGTCAGGGTTCGGGGTTTTGATGTCGATTCATACCCACCGGAAATGGATCGCCCAGGTTTGAATTCAAGCGTTGAGACAAGAGTGAAGAAAGGAATGCAGATACTGCGCGAATGGGCAGCCAGGGGTGTCCATTGGGTCGGTCTCGCGGGGGCGATCGGCTTCGGCGGCGCTGCGCATGCGGGCGACTACGACGGCTCGCCGCAGGTTGCGGAGTTCGTCAACGAGATGACCCGCGACTACGGCTTCGCCGACGAGCAGCTGCTTTCGCTGTTCCACGATGTCGAGCGCAAGCAATCCATTCTCGACGCCATCTCCAAGCCCGCCGAGCGGGTCAAGGCCTGGAAGGAATACCGGCCGATCTTCATTACCGATGCACGCATCAAGGCCGGCGCCGACTTCTGGAACCAGAATGCCGAGGCCCTGGCCCGCGCCGAGAAGACCTACGGCGTTCCCGCGCAATACATAGTGGCGATCATCGGCGTGGAAACCTTCTTCGGCCGCAATACCGGCCGTTACCGGGTGATGGACGCACTCTCCACCCTGGGCTTCGACTACCCGCCGCGCGCCGACTTCTTCCGCAAGGAGCTCAAGCAGTTCCTTCTGCTGGCCCGCGAGCAGCAGGTCGATCCGCTCAGCCTGAACGGCTCCTACGCCGGCGCCATGGGCCTGCCGCAGTTCATGCCGAGCAGCTTCCGCGCCTATGCCGTGGACTTCGACGGCGACGGCCACATCAACATCTGGAACGACCCGACCGATGCCATCGGCAGCGTCGCCAGCTACTTCAAGCAGCACGGCTGGCAAGCCGGGCAGCCGGTGGTGTCGCAGGCCGACCTCGGCGTCGACAGCGCCCAGGACGCCGTGACTCCGGGCCTCGACCCGCAGATGAACCTTGGTCAGCTGCGCGCTGCCGGCTGGCGCACCCATGACGTGCTGCCGGACGACCTGAAGGTCACCGCCATCCGCTTCGACGGCGAGAATGGCCCGGAATACTGGGTCGGCCTGCCGAACTTCTACGTGATCACCCGTTACAACCGCAGCGCCATGTACGCCATGGCGGTCCACCAGCTGGCCGACGAGATCGTCCGCGTGCGAGGTGTCCATTGAGCAAGCGATTGGGGAATCCGCGTTTCTGGTCGGTCGCCGCCAGCTTCGGGCTGGGCGTCGTGCTGCTGGCCAGCTGCACCAGCAGCCGTCCGCCGCAGCAGACCTCCGGCGGCATGTCCGGTCCGATGGACTACAACCGTCCGCACCGCGACGGCGCGCCCTGGTGGGACGTCGACGTCTCGCGCATTCCCGACGCGGTGCCGATGCCGCACAACGGCCCGCTGAAGAACAACCCCTACACGGTGCTGGGCAAGACCTACTACCCGCTGAACGACGCGCGCACCTACGCCGTCACCGGCACGGCATCCTGGTACGGCACCAAGTTCCATGGCCAGGCCACCGCCAACGGCGAGATGTACGACCTGTACGGCATGACCGCCGCGCACAAGACGCTGCCGCTGCCCAGCTACGTCCGGGTGACCAACCTGGACAACGGCAAGAGCGTGATCGTCCGCGTCAACGACCGCGGTCCGTTCTACTCCGACCGGGTCATCGACCTGTCCTTCGCTGCCGCCAAGAAGCTCGGCTATGCCGAAGTCGGCACCGCCCGGGTCAAGGTCGAAGGCATCGACCCGGTACGCTGGTGGGCTGCTCAGGGCCGTCCGGTGCCCATGGTCCTGGCGCAGCCGAAGATGGCTCCGGTACAGCCCGCACCGGCTGCAGCGCAACCTCAGGCCGTGGCCATGGCGCAGCCGATCGAGGTCTACACGCCGCCGCCGGCGCAGCATGCGGAGCCGCCGGCTCCGGTGCAGATCGACTCAAAAAAAAACGCTTCATTACCAGCCGATGGCCTGTATCTCCAGGTGGGTGCCTTCGCCAACCCGGACGCTGCCGAGCTCCTCAGGGAGAAGCTCAGCGGCCTGACTGGGGCCCAGGTCTTTATCAGCTCGGTCGTGGTCAACAAACAGACCTTGCACCGGGTGCGTCTGGGGCCGATCGGAACGCCGGATGAAGCGAATCGGATGCAGGACAGCATCCGCGTGGCCAATCTCGGCCAACCCAAACTGGTGCGTCCGGACTGACCGGCGCGCCCGAGCGGCCCGCCAGAGGCCGCCCCAGGAATTCCCCCAAGGGATTGTTTGACCATTAGCGAAACCCAGAGAGACGGATGAATATCTTCAACATCGCCAAACGACTTTCCATGCTCGTGCTGCTCAGCGCCCCCGTGGCCAGCTGGGCCGCTGAATCCGTCGTGCCCGCCGCACCGCAGCTGGCAGCCAAGGCCTGGGTGCTGATGGACGGCGCCAGTGGCCAGATCCTGGTCGAGAACAATGCCGACGAGCGCCTGCCACCGGCGAGCCTGACCAAGCTGATGACCGCCTACATCGCCACCAAGGAGATCGAGGGCGGCCGCATCAAGGAAGACGACCTGGTCACCGTCAGCGAACACGCCTGGCGCACCGGCGGCTCGCGGATGTTCATCAAGCTCGGTTCGCAGGTGTCTGTCAGCGACCTGCTGCACGGCATCATCATCCAGTCCGGCAACGACGCCTCGGTCGCCCTGGCCGAGCATATCGCCGGCAGCGAAGACGCCTTCGCCGACATGATGAACAACACTGCGCAGAAGCTGGGCATGAGCAACTCCCACTTCATGGACGCCACCGGCCTGCCGAACCCCGAGCACTACTCGTCGGCCCACGACATGGCGCTGCTGGCCCGCGCGATCATCTACGGCGAGCCGACCCACTACGCGATCTACGCGCAGAAGGAATTCTTCTGGAACAACATCAAGCAGCCGAACCGCAACCTGCTGCTGTGGCGTGACAAGACCGTCGACGGCCTGAAGACCGGCCACACCGAAGAAGCCGGCTACTGCCTGGTGGCTTCCGCCGTACGCGACGGCCAGCGCATGATCGCCGTGGTGTTCGGCACCAACAGCGAGCAGGCCCGTGCCGCCGAGACCCAGAAGCTGCTGACCTACGGCTTCCGCTTCTTCGAATCGCAGACCTTCTACAAGAAGGGCGCCGAGCTGACCAAGGCCCTGGTCTGGAAAGGCTCCGAGCATGAAGTGAAGGCCGGCCTCGCCGAAGACCTGACCATGACCGTGCCGCGCGGCCAGCTCAAGCAACTGCAAGCCACCATGGTCATGCAGCCGCAGCTGATGGCCCCGATCCAGCAGGGTCAGGTGATTGGCAAGGTGGAAGTGAAGATGGGCGACAAGGTGGTGCGTACCTCCGACCTGGTAGCCCTGAACGGTGTCGAGGAAGGCGGTTTCATCCGTCGCCTGTGGGACAGCCTCCGCCTGTTCTTCTACGGTCTGTTCAACTGACCCCGATTGCCGGGCTTGAACTTTTGTATACAAGCCCGGCAATTCCCGCGCATGCGCGCCCTTTACTCAGGTAAAATGCGCGCCTGCGACTGACCGACGCACCGCCGCGGTCTCGGCAGCCGTCAGGTCCTATCCATCCGGAAGCCCCCAACCCGGGGATTCTCACGGAGGCAGGCTACCCGCCCGCGACAGCCATGACTGATACCATCGATACCGCAACCCCTCCCGCACCCAAGATCGAATTCCCCTGCGAGCGCTACCCGATCAAGGTGATCGGCGACGCCGGCGACGGTTTCTCCGACCTGGTCATCGAGATCATCCAGCGCCATGCGCCCGACCTCGACGAAACCACCCTCGTCATGCGCGACAGCCGCAACGGTCGTTTCCTCTCGGTACAGGTGCTGATCACCGCGACCGGCATCGACCAACTGCAGAACATCCATGCCGACCTGCGCGCCACCGGCCGCGTGCACATGGTGCTGTGATGGCCGAGGCGGTTCCTGTCCTCGGATTCCGCGAACTCGGGCTGCTGCCCTACGAGCCGACCTGGCACGCCATGCAGCGCTTCACAGCCGAGCGCGACGAGAACACGGCCGACGAAGTCTGGCTGCTCGAGCATGAGAGGGTCTTCACCCAAGGCCAGGCCGGCAAGGCCGAGCATGTGCTGCTTCCCGGCGACATTCCGGTGGTCCAGGTCGATCGTGGCGGCCAGGTGACCTACCACGGTCCCGGCCAGCTAGTCGCCTACCTGATGCTCGACGTGCGCCGTTCGCACCTGGGCGTGCGTGAGCTGGTCAGCCGCATCGAACAG is a genomic window of Pseudomonas knackmussii B13 containing:
- the rodA gene encoding rod shape-determining protein RodA; this translates as MKRRASLLQRLHIDGLLLLLLLILGAAGLFVLYSASGKSWDLLIKQASSFGLGLVMMFVIAQVEPRFLARWVPLGYVLGVLLLVAVDVMGHNAMGATRWINIPGVIRFQPAEFMKLFMPMTLAWYMSKRNLPPNLKHLVISLALIGVPFVLILKQPDLGTAMLVLASGAFVLFVGGLQWRWIFGAVTAAVPVAVAMWFFVMHDYQKQRVLTFLDPESDPLGTGWNIIQSKAAIGSGGVFGKGWLMGTQSHLDFLPESHTDFIIAVLGEEFGLVGVCLLLTLYLLVIYRGLVITAQAQTLYGKLLAGSITMTFFVYVFVNIGMVSGLLPVVGVPLPFISYGGTSLVTLLSGFGVLMSIHTHRKWIAQV
- the rsfS gene encoding ribosome silencing factor, which encodes MQTEQLVELAIAALEDMKAQDILAIDVRDKTSITDTMVIATGSSSRQVKSLADNVLEKVKEQGVKPIGSEGQEGGEWVLIDLGNVVVHVMQPATRQFYDLERLWQGAEQSRAHHSGE
- the rlmH gene encoding 23S rRNA (pseudouridine(1915)-N(3))-methyltransferase RlmH translates to MRLRLIAVGSRMPRWVEEGWQEYVKRLPAELSLELVEIPLNTRGKNADVARLIRQEGEAMLAKVQPGEKIVTLEVEGKPWSTPQLASELDRWRLDARTVNLMVGGPEGLAPEVCARSEQRWSLSPLTLPHPLVRILVGEQIYRAWTVLSGHPYHK
- a CDS encoding septal ring lytic transglycosylase RlpA family protein is translated as MSKRLGNPRFWSVAASFGLGVVLLASCTSSRPPQQTSGGMSGPMDYNRPHRDGAPWWDVDVSRIPDAVPMPHNGPLKNNPYTVLGKTYYPLNDARTYAVTGTASWYGTKFHGQATANGEMYDLYGMTAAHKTLPLPSYVRVTNLDNGKSVIVRVNDRGPFYSDRVIDLSFAAAKKLGYAEVGTARVKVEGIDPVRWWAAQGRPVPMVLAQPKMAPVQPAPAAAQPQAVAMAQPIEVYTPPPAQHAEPPAPVQIDSKKNASLPADGLYLQVGAFANPDAAELLREKLSGLTGAQVFISSVVVNKQTLHRVRLGPIGTPDEANRMQDSIRVANLGQPKLVRPD
- the mltB gene encoding lytic murein transglycosylase B; the encoded protein is MKKGMQILREWAARGVHWVGLAGAIGFGGAAHAGDYDGSPQVAEFVNEMTRDYGFADEQLLSLFHDVERKQSILDAISKPAERVKAWKEYRPIFITDARIKAGADFWNQNAEALARAEKTYGVPAQYIVAIIGVETFFGRNTGRYRVMDALSTLGFDYPPRADFFRKELKQFLLLAREQQVDPLSLNGSYAGAMGLPQFMPSSFRAYAVDFDGDGHINIWNDPTDAIGSVASYFKQHGWQAGQPVVSQADLGVDSAQDAVTPGLDPQMNLGQLRAAGWRTHDVLPDDLKVTAIRFDGENGPEYWVGLPNFYVITRYNRSAMYAMAVHQLADEIVRVRGVH
- a CDS encoding DUF493 domain-containing protein; protein product: MTDTIDTATPPAPKIEFPCERYPIKVIGDAGDGFSDLVIEIIQRHAPDLDETTLVMRDSRNGRFLSVQVLITATGIDQLQNIHADLRATGRVHMVL
- the mrdA gene encoding penicillin-binding protein 2, with the protein product MPQPIQLKDHEKDARLVRSRVVVGAVAVFILALVLVARMYHLQVTQYEYHSTLSENNRVHVQPIPPTRGLIYDRNGVLIADNRPSFSLTVTRERTENLKQELQFLVDILGLTEEDRAIFEKRMKQGRRPFEPVPIMFELSEEQIARIAVNQYRLPGIDVTAQFVRHYPLGEHFAHSVGYVGRINEPELKILDPVNYAGTHHIGKTGVEKFYEAQLHGTVGYEEVETNARGRVLRVLKRTDPVPGKDIVLSIDSKLQAKAEEALGGRRGAIVAIQPSTGEVLAMVSQPSYDPNLFVTGISFKDYSALRDSIDRPLYNRVLRGLYPPGSTVKPAVAIAGLDAGVVTPSSRIFDPGYYQLPNYDHKYRNWNHSGEGWVNLETAIMRSNDTYFYDLAHKLGIDRLHDYMSRFGFGQRVALDMYGESPGLMPSRDWKRITRRQVWFPGETLILGIGQGYMQATPLQLAQMTALIANHGKWIRPHLAKTIEGQPPADPEPMPDIDLREPGNWEMIDSDMQQVVHNARGTAHKVGATSVYRIAGKSGTAQVVAIKQNEKYDRSKLSERTRDHALFVGFAPADNPQIAVSVMVENGESGSGVAAPVLKQVMDAWLLDENGKLKPEYAPQVAQVQKP
- the nadD gene encoding nicotinate-nucleotide adenylyltransferase, with the translated sequence MSKASPRRIGLFGGTFDPVHIGHLRSALETAELLGLDELRLLPAARPPHRETPQVSAQQRLAMVELATAGVAPLRVDDRELQRDKPSYTIDTLESLRAELGKDVQLVLLVGWDAFCGLPTWYRWEELLQHCHLAVLQRPDADMEAPEALRDLLAARSVADPSALSGAAGQVTFIWQTPLAVSATQIRALLAQGRSPRFLVPDAVLNYIEAHELYRAPQTN
- a CDS encoding D-alanyl-D-alanine carboxypeptidase family protein, with product MNIFNIAKRLSMLVLLSAPVASWAAESVVPAAPQLAAKAWVLMDGASGQILVENNADERLPPASLTKLMTAYIATKEIEGGRIKEDDLVTVSEHAWRTGGSRMFIKLGSQVSVSDLLHGIIIQSGNDASVALAEHIAGSEDAFADMMNNTAQKLGMSNSHFMDATGLPNPEHYSSAHDMALLARAIIYGEPTHYAIYAQKEFFWNNIKQPNRNLLLWRDKTVDGLKTGHTEEAGYCLVASAVRDGQRMIAVVFGTNSEQARAAETQKLLTYGFRFFESQTFYKKGAELTKALVWKGSEHEVKAGLAEDLTMTVPRGQLKQLQATMVMQPQLMAPIQQGQVIGKVEVKMGDKVVRTSDLVALNGVEEGGFIRRLWDSLRLFFYGLFN